The Coffea arabica cultivar ET-39 chromosome 6e, Coffea Arabica ET-39 HiFi, whole genome shotgun sequence genome contains the following window.
TCTAAATCAAGGAGACAATAAACATAGCATCTATTAAATCCATCACTAATCTTGAAGTTAATGAAGGCAAGCAATGAAACAGGTGTACATTTGAATACAATTGGGAAGgaagaaatctgatttttctgTGCAACTTTTAGAAACGATTtataaagaaatagaaaaaaagacTTTAATTGATTACATAAAGGAGCTGtttaaatgtaatagttagttAGCTACTAATCAAACATAATTAATCAATATCCAAGgattaaaagtttttcattaatCTATAAAGCTTGATCCTAAAGTCATAAATTAgacaatatataaaaaatagtAGAAGTTCTTGTAGTTATGCAAAATGACTTGCAATTGAAATCTTTCGTCTTATCCTGTATGGTATATCTTTTGTCTTGATCCATCAAGATAGaagtagaaaaataaaaaatgggagaaaaatCACAGATTTCTCGAAGGAGAGTTATGTCATGTGTCAAGAAATGGGAGTGCTACATTAAATTCCCATGTCTTCTTATATAATATGTAGACAATTAGAACAGAATGAAAATTGATCCAAGGGTTGTAATGTAGTATTAGTATATTAAAACTAATCTAATGGTGATGAATTAGACAGTACACTCTCTTAATCAAATAATTAAGgttaaaaaatttcattgggCTTAGAAGGAGAATAAAGGAGCCAGACTTGCTCGGTTTGGCATGAAGaaaaagcacaaaaaaaaaaaggatatgtAGGAGGCAAGAAAATTGAAATCTTTTGTCTTATCCTGCATGGTATATCTTTTGTCTTGATCCATCAAGATAGaagtagaaaaataaaaaatgggagaaaaatCACAGATTTTTCGAAGGAGAGTTATGTCATGTGTCAAGAAATGGGAGTGCTACATTAAATTCCCATGTCTTCTTATATAATATGTAGACAATTAGAACAGAATGAAAATTGATCCAAGGGTTGTAATGTAGTATTAGTATATTAAAACTAATCTAATGGTGATGAATTAGACAATACACTCACTTAATCAAATAATTAAGgttaaaaaatttcattgggCTCAGAAGGAGAATAAAGGAGCCAGACTTGCTCGGTTTGGCAtgaaaaaagagcaaaaaaaaaaaaaaacgatatGCAAGAGGCAAGAAAAATCAAGTGcaagaaaaatattaaaattatgtAACTTGTCAAATTATTAGGAAGTCAAGTGGCAACAAGGGAGGCAAAGAACTAAACTTCCCTTCCTTCTTATATACAAAGTAGAAGTAGATATATAGTGTAGATTATAATTATTACTAGTTTTTTGCCCTGACGCTGTGCGTCAGGTAGCTGGGATTTCTTAATTTACTATAATGGGTATTAGTCTGGAAAATTGGAGTGTGAGAGGAGTAATTAATTTACTACCGGAGGCACAGCAAAAACCAGGTGGTTCCTGATGAAATCGTTTTGCATGACAATATGGACAACTTGGAACATCAGGCAATACAGCAGGTTCTGTAGCTATTGTAGTTAATGGATCAGTCATAGCTCGTTTTCTAGACCGACGCTGCCTACGCAATGGTGGTTCACCAGCATCTAAATTAGTTGATGGAATCTCATTAGCACCATCAGCAATAGACGCACAgacattttgtttattttcctgcAAACCAGCCAAAGCGTACTTAAGGACCATGAATTCAGTGTGCCTAATAAGTCAGTCAATCTGACTTATAATAGACAAAAACTAATATCTCACCCACTGGTTAGTCTAGCCGGTAATATAAGTAGTCTAACATTTATTGCAAGGGGTCTAAACAACAATCTTATTGCATGAAAGATGCTCAAAATAAGCACAAACATACGGTTGGAAATTGCTCTACATTATTGAGCAATACTGCAGGCTCTGTAATTATTGTGGTCAATGGATTAGTCACAGAGCGTCTTGTACGCCGACGTCGCCTATGCAAAGATGATTCACCCGCATCTGAATTAGTTGTTGGAACCTCGCTAGCACCATTACCAGCAGACCTAGATACATCTCCTTGATTTTCCTTTAAAACACCCAAAGCATAGTTAAAGACTGTGAGTTTAGTATGCTTAACTAAGTCAAACTCGTTTGTCTTACCAAAGTACATGCTTAGGCGAAACCACTGTTAACATAAATAATTTAACATTTATTCCAAAAGATTTAAACAACAATTTATATTGCATGAGAAATGCTCAAAATAAGCACAGACATACAGCTTGAAGGTGCTCTGCATTGTTCTCTGCAAATGGCAATACTGAGCCCGAACCTAATGAAGATTCAACGACGCCCATAT
Protein-coding sequences here:
- the LOC140009245 gene encoding uncharacterized protein isoform X1; translation: MGRNRVYGSLEEARAEKNRRSREQRAAARRGTKNDAPLGVCTLAVMAFNIHDPNAVNQPNMGVVESSLGSGSVLPFAENNAEHLQAENQGDVSRSAGNGASEVPTTNSDAGESSLHRRRRRTRRSVTNPLTTIITEPAVLLNNVEQFPTENKQNVCASIADGANEIPSTNLDAGEPPLRRQRRSRKRAMTDPLTTIATEPAVLPDVPSCPYCHAKRFHQEPPGFCCASGSKLITPLTLQFSRLIPIIVN